AAACAACCTAAAATGCTGTGCATAACACTTTATTTTTAGGTGAAAGTATTATGTTGCAATGGATTTATGCCATTTATGATGTGCGAAGTTTGAGTTAATAATATATTTTTGCAAATCTTCAGGAATTTTTATACCTATTTCTTCTGCAATTTCACCATTTATAGCAAAATTAAACTGTGTTGATTTTTCAACAGGCATACTAGCAGCCTCTGCTTCCCCTTTTAAGACTTTAACGGCCATTTGTCCTGTTTGGTATCCCAAATCATAGTAACTGATTCCTAATGTCGCTAATCCTCCATTTTGAAGCATAGCTTCTTCACCACAAATAACAGGAGTCTTTGACTTCGTAGTGATTCCACTAACTACAGGCATTGCAGAAGAGAAAACATTATCTGTAGGAATATAGATCGCATCGCATTTATCTACTATAGCCTGAGTAGCTTGTTGTACATCATTAGAATTGGTTACTGTTACTTCCTCATATTTAAGACCTGCTGCTTCAATAGCTTCTTTTGCCATATTAGCTTGTAAAATAGAATTGTCTTCACTAGAAGTATATAAAACACCTACGGTTTTTGCCTCAGGTACAAGATCGATCAAAAGATCAATTTGTTCTTTTATAGGATTCATATCTGAGGTTCCTGTTACATTTCCTCCTGGTGTATCATTTGAATCGACTAATCTAGCTGATTCAAAATCCGTTACTGCAGTAGCGAGTATTGGAATCTCTGTAGTCTTACCTGCGATGGCTTGAGCTGCTGGCGTAGCAATAGCTAATACCAAATCTACCTTATTGCTTACAAAGCGGTCACTAATACTTCCTAAATTACTTTGATCCCCTTGGGCATTTTGCAGGTCAATGGTCATATTTTCTCCATCCTTATAGCCATTATCCTTTAATGCATCAATAAATCCATCCTTTGAAGCATCTAAAGCAATATGATCCATGTACTGAACAATCCCCACTGTTACATTTTCTTTTGAATCCGATTTTTCTTGCTCTCCATTAGAGCAAGCAACACTAAATAGGATAGATGCCGTGATTAACAGAATTGAAATTCTTTTCGTTATCTTTTTCATAATAATTCCTCCTTTTATTTTTAATTTTTATGTATATGTAAAGCTATTCCTAGAGTCTGAACATACTAGTTCATCTATACCTCGAAATCGACTATGCCGATTTCGAGGTCGCGCTACTCGCTAAATAAAAGCTAAAGCTTTCATTTACGGATTCGGTTAACTGCACATCCAAATTGGCAAGCCATTTGTCTGTGCAGTTAACCGAATCCTGCGAAAGCTCCACTTTCGCTTAGCTCGTTAGTTCACGAAAAAAAGGCCCCCGTTATAGTAATATAACAGGGGCGAATAGTATTCGCGGTACCACCTTGTCTTCGATGTTTGCACATCAATCTCAATTAAGCGACCATCATCGCTTCTCCATGGTATCGGTTGGATTCCGTCACAGCCTACTGAGCAAAAGCCTTTCGGTGCGCAGCTCTCAAGATGTATTCACGATGAATATCTTTACTTTCTCACACCTACCGAAAGCTCTCTCTAAAGATATATAGTATCGTTACTAGTTCTTGGTCATCACTTTTTTGTATTGATATAATTATAATTACCTTATTAGGGTTTGTCAAGAGAATATATCTTACTTTCGACATCTTTTTTAGATTAAAAAGTGTTATATTTGTATCTATCTCTCACACATAGGAATATAGTTTTTTTCTTCTGATACGCTTTTATAAGCGGGTCGAATTATTTTATCTACATTAATTAACTCTTCAATGCGATGAGCACTCCAGCCTACAACTCTAGCTATGGCAAATATAGGAGTAAATAATTCTAATGGAATGCCTAACATACTATATACAAAACCGCTATAAAAGTCCACATTAGCACTTACACCTTTGTACATATTTCTTTTTTTCTCTATTATTTTTGGAGCTAATCTCTCAATCATAGAATATAAAGCAAATTCCTCGTGATTTCCTTTTTCTTCAGACAACTGTTCTACAAAGGTTTTAAATATTGTAGCTCTTGGATCAGATAAAGAGTAAATTGCATGACCGATACCATAAATAAGCCCTTTTCTGTCAAATGCTTCTTTATCTACTAATCTTTCTAGATAAGCTCCTACTTCCTCTTCGTCCTCGTAACGAGTAACGTGTTGTTTTAGGTCTTCCATCATTTCAACTACTTTTATATTTGCCCCGCCATGTTTTGGCCCTTTTAAAGAACAAAGAGCTGCTGCAATAGAGGAATAAGTATCTGTTCCAGAAGAAGACACTACATGAGTAGTGAATGTAGAATTATTTCCTCCACCGTGTTCCATATGAAGGACTAAGGCTAAATCTAGGACTTTTGCTTCAAGCTCGGTATACTTCATATCAGGTCTAAGCATACGCAGTATATTTTCTGCTGTAGATAAGTTAGGATCTGGCCTATGAATGTACATGCTCTTATCTCGGTCGTAGTGATTATAGGCATGATAACTATACACAGCTAACATTGGAAAGACACTTGTCAACATCATACATTGCCCTAAAACAGTTTGAATAGATACATCTGAAGCATGTTCGTCGTAAGATGAAAGTGTCAGAACACCTTTTGCCAATGAATTCATAATATCTTTACTTGGAGCCTTCATAATTACGTCTCTTACAAAATTTGTTGGCAATGATCTACTACTTGCTAATAGTTCCTTAAAATCAGTAATTTGCTTATTATTAGGTAAATTACCAAATAACAATAAATAAGCTGTCTCCTCGAAGCCAAACTGATTATCTTTTAAATAACCATTTACTAAATCGATAATATTATATCCCCTATAGAGTAGCTTTCCTTCACAGGGAATTTTTTGATCATTCTCGTATTTATACGCTTCTATACTTGAAATATTCGTAAGTCCTGCTAATACACCGACACCATTTTTATCTCTTAATCCTTTTTGTACATCATACCTTTTATATAGAGAAGAATCTATTTGACTATTTTCTCTGCATAATTTTGATAGATCATCGATTTTGTTTTTCCAATCCATTCGTTCAATCAATCTGATCAGCTTCCTTTCTAATATTCTTCCGTATCTTGCGAAGTACGGAAAGAAAAACCTTTAATTCGTCTTGGCTTATATCCTTTTGTAATGACTTATAAAATTTTTCTTCGATTTTAAATAATTTGTTTGTAATTTCTTTAGCATCTGACGATAATTTTAAATGTATAAAACGACGATCTTGTCTATCTTGTACAATACAAAGTAACCCTTTTCTTGATAAACCATCTACAGATTTGCTTATTAATGATCTAGATAGGTGATGATATTCTGCAATATCTCTAGCCGTATCATACTTTTCATTTTTCCATAAAAATAGAAGCACATCGATCTCATTTTGCGTTAAGTCATATTCTTCCATAAAACCAGAATACATATTCTCATATATTTTTTTTACTTCAATAGCTGAAATAATGAACTTTTCTCCAGCAGTATGGTGACTCATAATATCATCTGTTATATTTTTCATTTAACCTTCCTAATATTCTAATAATAGATAGTTCAATTTTTAATTATTAATAATTGAATTATATTCTAACTTTCTTATTTTGTCAATATTGAAAAATGACAAAACTCTTTAATATCAGCCATTCTCATGACAATTATGTTATTTTTTTGTTAATAACTAATCATGATTGTGCATTTTAATGATTGTGAAAAAGGTATAGAATTATATCAAACATCAAACAATATCTATCATCATAATAAATATCATCATAGGAGGAATTAAAATGAAATTAAAAAATAAAGTTGCTATTGTAACAGGATCTACATCTGGAATGGGAAGGGCTACAGCTGTATTATTTGCTCGAGAAGGGGCTAAAGTAGTCATTTCTGGTAGAAATGAAGAGAGAGCAAAAGAAGTCGTAAACCAAATCAAAAGCGAAGGTTTTGAGGCTATGTATGTTCTTATAGATACATCAAAGATTGATGACATGAAAGTCCTATTTGACAAGACCATGGAAACATACGGAACAGTAGATATTCTATTTAATAATGCAGGAGCACTTAGTACAAAACCTGTGCCAGAAGTTTCTCTTGAAGAATGGAATAGTGTATTCAATGTAAACGTAACATCTTCGTTATACTTAACACAATTAGTCGCACCTGTTATGAAGGAAAAAGGCAAAGGTGTTATCATCAATACATCTTCTGTAGCAGGTTTTGGCGCTCATCATGGTTCTGTAGCTTACGTATCTTCAAAACACGCTATGAATGGTCTTACAAAATCTATGGCATGGGAACTAGGTCCTGAAATTCGAGTAAACGCGATTGCACCAGGTTTAATACATACAAAAATGGTCGATGACTTTGGAGGTCTTGGAATCTTAGAAGGAATGATCCAAGGTAGTCCTCTAAAAAGACATGGTGTACCTGAAGATATTGCCAATGTAGCATTATTCTTAGCAACAGACGACTCTTCTTTTATAGATGGTCAAGTTATCAAAGTGGACGGTGGCGTAGAGATATAATTTCCTACTTTCTTATAGTAAAGGATCATTCATTACATGAGTGGTCCTTTTTTATTCTTTGAAATATTCTGTACATCACTTTGCTCACAAGTACAAGGTAGGTATATACTCTAAATACCTACCTATGGCACATGAAGATTTTTTTATTTTGGTAGCATTTTTAGCTCACCTAATATCTGATAATATTCTATATCTAATTGAGCTACATCGTCTTCTTTTGAGGGCATAGATAATTTGCTGATTACTTCAGAAAGACGATTCTTTAGAATTATTTTTCGCATTTGGACTTCTTCATCTTGTTTACATTGATCTTTATCCTTACTATTTAAATACTCCGAATAATTCCCCGTAAACATAATAATTTTTTGGTTCTCAATAGCAAGAACGTGATCTGCTACTTCATCTACAAAATGTCGATCATGAGAAACAAATAGTATGGTTTGTTCATAGTTTTTAAGGGCGCCCTCTATTGCCTCTAAACCATCTATATCCATATAATTAGTAGGCTCATCTAATACAAGTAGGTTAATATCCTGCAACAAAATCATGGCAAAAGAGACCTTTACCCGCTCTCCACCACTTAAGACGTGAATCTTTTTATGCACATCGTCTTCTTTAAAAAGTAAACTAGCCAATAATGTTCTTGCTAAATGTTCGGGATAAATGCTTTCTTCCATAACATTTTCTAAAATAGTTCGATTCGCATTTAATATATTTAAATCCTGATTAAAATACCCGAGTTTAGCACCTTGAGCAATTTTAATAGATTCATCATTTTCCGTAATCATTTTTATTAATGTGCTCTTTCCACATCCATTAGGTCCTATGAGAGCTACTTTTGATCCATTCTTTATATGAAATCTTGCGCTTTTAAAGAGCTTCTTTTTACCAAATGATTTATTGAGATTTTCTCCTTCTACTATTATCTTGCTATAGAGTCTATCCCCTTCAAGCATATTTAATTTTATGCCAGGTAGTTCTTTAGGCTTTTCCTTCACTTCAAGGTGTTCGATTCTCTTTTCCACATTTTTAGCCATTCTTTCAAGATTTGTTTTTGCCTTTTGTCCACCCATCTTATGAAGCCTAGCCTCAGAACTCCCCATCCTTTTAGGTGCTCTTTTAATGCTTTTCACTTTATCCTTTGTTTGATGTACGACACCTTCAAGACGTTTTTTCTCTTTTATATATTCATTATACTCAAGCTCTGCTCTCTGTCTTTGTTGGATCTTTTGATCTTTATAATCTGAATAATTGCCACTATATACTTTTATCATGCCATTTTCTATTTCCAGAATTTTATTGCACAGTGTATCTAAGAAATTTCGATCATGAGAAACCAGAAGTAAAGCTCCTTTGTACCCTTGAAACATTTCCTCTATAAGTGTAATGCCATCCATATCTACATTACTAGTTGGTTCATCGGCAAATAATATTGAACTGTTATTTGTCAAAGCATCTGCAATCTTAAATCGAGTCTTTTCTCCACCGCTCATATGCTCACTCCAAATAGCTCTGATTTTAAATGTAGAAGCTATTTCTTGAGTTGTTTCTTTACATATTGGTTCCTCTAGCTGTGATATATAAGAAATACTTCCATGACATTTCACCAAACCTTCATCTGGCTGAATTCGCCCACTCAAAATATTCATTAAAGTTGTCTTCCCTACGCCATTTCTTCCTACAATTCCTATCCTGTCTTCTGCATATATTTTTAAATTGTCTAGATTGAATATCAATCGATCTCCATAATATTTTTTTATTCCATTACCCTCTATTAACAACATAAAAAATCCTCCCTTGAATTGAGAGGATAGTATTGCAGTATTTTTATCTTAATAATCAATAATACAGAGCATTAAACAGATTTTAAGCAACCATAGTTATCAAATGCATGTAATATACACTTATATACCCATAAGCTCCTCAGCCAAATTTATAAGCTATTAATCCATTTTATCTTATTTCTATTACGGTTGCTTACAATCCCTTGGCCCGTTACTTCGGTGTGTTTAATACTTATATAAGATTAACAAGTTTTCTGCAATAAAACAATACTATCCACTCATCGATTTAAATGTACATAAATAGAACCTATATTGGCTTATCTTTGCTACATTCTTAAAACAAATCTTTACAAGTGAATTAAATAATCATTTCTGCAGTTACCTTGCCTTTCCTATAATATTTATCTATTTTCTTTTATTATATAAGGAGTATTCTATCTTGTCAAATATAGATTAATTCTTGTAACACCAAGGTTATAATCCATATCCTTTCATACACAAAACTATTAAAGTAATATATTCTTTTACATCTTATAACTGAAAGAATCCGACCATTTCATCTAGTTGTTCTGCACTTCTTTTATTTTCCATTGTTTGATGTAATAC
The window above is part of the Alkalibaculum bacchi genome. Proteins encoded here:
- a CDS encoding ABC transporter substrate-binding protein, which translates into the protein MKKITKRISILLITASILFSVACSNGEQEKSDSKENVTVGIVQYMDHIALDASKDGFIDALKDNGYKDGENMTIDLQNAQGDQSNLGSISDRFVSNKVDLVLAIATPAAQAIAGKTTEIPILATAVTDFESARLVDSNDTPGGNVTGTSDMNPIKEQIDLLIDLVPEAKTVGVLYTSSEDNSILQANMAKEAIEAAGLKYEEVTVTNSNDVQQATQAIVDKCDAIYIPTDNVFSSAMPVVSGITTKSKTPVICGEEAMLQNGGLATLGISYYDLGYQTGQMAVKVLKGEAEAASMPVEKSTQFNFAINGEIAEEIGIKIPEDLQKYIINSNFAHHKWHKSIAT
- a CDS encoding citrate synthase; amino-acid sequence: MDWKNKIDDLSKLCRENSQIDSSLYKRYDVQKGLRDKNGVGVLAGLTNISSIEAYKYENDQKIPCEGKLLYRGYNIIDLVNGYLKDNQFGFEETAYLLLFGNLPNNKQITDFKELLASSRSLPTNFVRDVIMKAPSKDIMNSLAKGVLTLSSYDEHASDVSIQTVLGQCMMLTSVFPMLAVYSYHAYNHYDRDKSMYIHRPDPNLSTAENILRMLRPDMKYTELEAKVLDLALVLHMEHGGGNNSTFTTHVVSSSGTDTYSSIAAALCSLKGPKHGGANIKVVEMMEDLKQHVTRYEDEEEVGAYLERLVDKEAFDRKGLIYGIGHAIYSLSDPRATIFKTFVEQLSEEKGNHEEFALYSMIERLAPKIIEKKRNMYKGVSANVDFYSGFVYSMLGIPLELFTPIFAIARVVGWSAHRIEELINVDKIIRPAYKSVSEEKNYIPMCER
- a CDS encoding MarR family winged helix-turn-helix transcriptional regulator: MKNITDDIMSHHTAGEKFIISAIEVKKIYENMYSGFMEEYDLTQNEIDVLLFLWKNEKYDTARDIAEYHHLSRSLISKSVDGLSRKGLLCIVQDRQDRRFIHLKLSSDAKEITNKLFKIEEKFYKSLQKDISQDELKVFLSVLRKIRKNIRKEADQID
- a CDS encoding SDR family NAD(P)-dependent oxidoreductase codes for the protein MKLKNKVAIVTGSTSGMGRATAVLFAREGAKVVISGRNEERAKEVVNQIKSEGFEAMYVLIDTSKIDDMKVLFDKTMETYGTVDILFNNAGALSTKPVPEVSLEEWNSVFNVNVTSSLYLTQLVAPVMKEKGKGVIINTSSVAGFGAHHGSVAYVSSKHAMNGLTKSMAWELGPEIRVNAIAPGLIHTKMVDDFGGLGILEGMIQGSPLKRHGVPEDIANVALFLATDDSSFIDGQVIKVDGGVEI
- the abc-f gene encoding ribosomal protection-like ABC-F family protein; translated protein: MLLIEGNGIKKYYGDRLIFNLDNLKIYAEDRIGIVGRNGVGKTTLMNILSGRIQPDEGLVKCHGSISYISQLEEPICKETTQEIASTFKIRAIWSEHMSGGEKTRFKIADALTNNSSILFADEPTSNVDMDGITLIEEMFQGYKGALLLVSHDRNFLDTLCNKILEIENGMIKVYSGNYSDYKDQKIQQRQRAELEYNEYIKEKKRLEGVVHQTKDKVKSIKRAPKRMGSSEARLHKMGGQKAKTNLERMAKNVEKRIEHLEVKEKPKELPGIKLNMLEGDRLYSKIIVEGENLNKSFGKKKLFKSARFHIKNGSKVALIGPNGCGKSTLIKMITENDESIKIAQGAKLGYFNQDLNILNANRTILENVMEESIYPEHLARTLLASLLFKEDDVHKKIHVLSGGERVKVSFAMILLQDINLLVLDEPTNYMDIDGLEAIEGALKNYEQTILFVSHDRHFVDEVADHVLAIENQKIIMFTGNYSEYLNSKDKDQCKQDEEVQMRKIILKNRLSEVISKLSMPSKEDDVAQLDIEYYQILGELKMLPK